From the genome of Solanum lycopersicum chromosome 7, SLM_r2.1:
TTCAGCTAGcaagtagttttttttttaaataaacacTTCTAATTCCCCAAAATCTTCAGCAAACATGTTGAGATATGAGAGTGAAGATAATAAGAACTTGACGCTCTTCATAAAAAAGAACACACAAATTTGCTGATAaaccaacaaaataaaataaaagccaTGACAATTTTCTTACAGAAACTAATATCTATAATCTAGCACAAACAAAATTTCGGAACAGACTCCTTCAAATTGACGTAGAGGTTGACGCTCTTCATAAAAAAGAACACACAAATTTGCTGATAaaccaacaaaataaaataaaagccaTGACAATTTTCTTACAGAAACTAATATCTATAATCTAGCACAAACAAAATTCCGGAACAGACTCCTTCAAATTGACGTAGAGGTTGATGGTATAAATGAAGCTTGTTTTATAGCTTTGGCTCTagattgttttctttttcctcAATAGATTGCCTAAATCATTGGTTGTAAAATTTATAACATCTGAATTGAAAGAATTTTCAGGAACTTTTGGTTGCCAATCGTACATATTTGCCATCAACAACAAATTTAGAACTTGAATTTATCTGCACGGAACAGTAATAAAGAATCACACATTAGCACCATACATGTTTAGCCAAAGGATTGAAAGAAATAAACACTGATGAGGTTGGATAGGATTAGCTGACCTTATGCTCAATTGTGTCACTGACTTGGCTTTCGTCTTCTACCATGCCAGACACATTCACAGACTTCAGAACGATCTTTTTAAGCTTCTTCAACTTCAGAACTCCATCGGAATTCTGGCCCAAATGCAACAAGAGAGTAAGAGAGATACCAGACAATACATAAAATAGCCTCTAAGATGTGATACATAAAGACTCTTGAATCAAAGAGGAAGAAATGTTCATGAagatgtttgaaaaaaaagttggaATATGTATATGAAAGAGAAGTTGCAAATTAGTGATGAAATGGAGAGAACACATACAGATTTCAAAGCTAATGTGATCACTTTCTTccactttatcttcttcttgCTGTCGTTTCTGTTAGACCCATCCACGACAGCTTTATCTTGCTTCACTGTTTCATTTTTGGCTTTCTTCTTGTGTTTTGTTTCCTGTTCTTTTTCGACCTGGATCACTTCACCAATATCTAATTCAGCAGAAAGTTTGTCACCACCATTTTCAGATTCCCTGTCTTTCCTTTtcttatttgaaagaaaattatcaTTTTCTGCTTCTTTTGAGTTTTGCTCCTTCAATCCCTCACCTGCTTTGTTCTCAGGAATCTCGCTCTTTTGATTATTATCATTTAAGACATCCACACCACCATCAGCTGGTTCAGTCTGCTTAGGCTGCTTAGCAGCATGGAAAGCCCGTGCCTTCGCTCTATGTTTCTTACCATCAGCATGGAGAAGTAGAGTCTGCTTGCTAGTTGCATTGGTATTACACAAACTGCAGATACAAACATTTGAGATCAAACAAGGATGAATATAAATCTCAGAAAAAGGGGAAGGAAGAAAAAcattagaaaagaaaattaacaaatgaaGCATAAGAAACAAGTCTCGCAACCCAATAATACAACTATACAAGCCAGTAAGAaaaaaggagggaaaaaagGAATAAAGTAATTAGGTAGGAAAGAGAAGCACTTATTTAAGTAGTTATAAAGTTTCAGATAGATAAGGGGATAAGAGGCAAAATATCATTCTAACTTGGAGTCAGTGATTATAAACCAAGATTAATGCAAGCATCAGTgcaataaaaacattaaattggACAAGGATGATCTGATCTGTTTCAACAAAATTGTCATTTCATGTCAAGCAATATCCATAACCTTTTTCTTCAATTCTTATAAAAGCGTAATCAACAAGAGAAAGATAAAAAGCTTCACCAGACCTACAAAACCAAGGTGGACGGTCTGACAATCCAACATTGATGTCTACATCAGGCTTTTGCTTAGCATCACTGCTGGGCTTGACAGGAGCTCCATTTGAAGCTTTTCCTTGGCCCTTTGGACCATATTTCTCCTGAAGAAAATACAAATCTGTATATATCAAAACACCAATCGAACAAACACACCACACTTTTGTTTCTCTCTCACTCAAACTCACGCACtgtttcctttttttcctttatcaaaGCAACTCTGTTCTTCCTCGTCCCTTTCAACTTCaatcaattcaataattttctttttaactagCATATCAAATCACATTTGGGTATTATCGAATCTAATTCTCCATCTTTATTATGCATTTAATGATAGTTTTCATTTATGAAATTGGAGTTTAAAAAGACCAACAAGATGCCACAAGTTAAGCCAAACAAATAGAAACAAATAGGAATTAAAGCACACAGATTTCTAtgagaaaatagagagaaatgAAGAGTGAGATATTCTACCATCAGCAAGTATGTTACATTCTGGATTTTGAAGTTACAAAATCCAGCagcctctttttttttttaaatatgcttTGATAAAAGATCAATGGTTAAAATAGAAGACATGTGACAAGTTTTTTGCTTTGAGTATTCCCAGAGATATCTTTTCAGCAGCGACAGCAATAAAGCATTTCTTCAATCTACTGATGTATAATATTTAATGTTTACTTCATCCTCTTTCTTCTAAGTTTCCATTGTGTTGCAATTGTAATTGGTCTACTTTTGTCAATTGATCATTTCACTAAGAGAACAATTTTTGTTGCCTAAATTTTATGAGCCTAAGTTAATGGGTTCTTGATTTTCTCATAGCAGTCATATTACAATACCGATCATCATCACCACAATAGACCATCCCAATCATTAGAGAACATAAacgtttatttttttatttcaaataatgattttattttattaaatttagatatttataaaatataattttttattataattatatgattatgtttaaaaataaataaattatgcacattctatgttgaaaaagaatTAGTCTAAATCATTCAATGTTCAGATCTAGAGACAGATGTGCATTCAGATTCATACGCCTTAACCTTAATGAAACAAATGAGACCTaaaggtgtgtttggtatggatgaaaacatttttcatttgtCCTATGTTTTGTCCAAACATTTTGTCATTTTCCGTAGGAAAATAAGTTCCTTAAACCATCATATGTGATTCATTCCCGTAAAATTACAGTGCACATGAAGACCCTTTACCGCTTTGTGGGGAGCGGGATGAATGATACATCTGGCAAGCGCCGGTGAAGAACGCAAGCAAGGCTGGAGCTCAGGTATTGATATATTCCATCAAGAGAAAGGAGGTGAAATCTTACTCtatatatattcatcatcaGCTACTTTCACTATGACAAAGTTGTTCATCAGATAGTCTATAGTTCTTTTTGGAGGAAATGACTTTGTTAATGGAAGTAAAGAAAACATCAAAACAAGTTGCATAAGTGTCGTTCCAAGTTTATTGTCTCCTCTCCACTCATCCAATCCCTCCAACTCCCACTTCCTTGACCATCCATCTCCGAATCCCCACTTCCCATCCCATTTAATACCTGCCTCTATAGTGTTTTACTAGACAAGATATAAATGCTCTTCGGATAGTATTTTCTTGTATGCTTACCAAACACTAGAAACTAAGCCGGAAACAAGAAAACATCTTCTAGGAAATTATTCTCcatagaaaacattttccatcaTACCAAACACGAGTTGTGATATTTGGAACAGAATAAATTTGCAGGCATGTCATCTTTCCCCTTTCAATCAATCAAAGCAACTTATTTCCCTTAACCAAACACTGGAAAATGATTTCATTACTGAGAAAGAGAATAAATTTTCGGTAACTAACACTggaaataatttcataaatggGAAATAGGAAAGTATTTTCTGCAATATTTAAAACACATGTAGATGAAATCATGCATGAAACATTTAGTAACCAACTCTCTAAAGAATTTGCAACAAGCGAGAATGACGGCGATCATTTTGTTGATTAAGCACTCAGCTATTAGTTTAGAAAGATAGGTATGGCCTATGGAGCACGACATCAGTGATACTTGATAACACTGGATATAGAACTTACTGCTACGTAATACTCCTATTCTACAAGCtagttaagagaaaaataacTGTCAAAAGGAAATGTATATTTGCAAATACTCCATGTACAAAAGTTAGTAATAAAGTATAAGAATTTGGGTAGGGCACAATAAGCTTTGGAAC
Proteins encoded in this window:
- the LOC101260741 gene encoding UBP1-associated proteins 1C, whose protein sequence is MVWFQCEDCGDNLKKPKLANHFRMCSAFKLSCIDCGETFSRQTVETHTQCISEAEKYGPKGQGKASNGAPVKPSSDAKQKPDVDINVGLSDRPPWFCSLCNTNATSKQTLLLHADGKKHRAKARAFHAAKQPKQTEPADGGVDVLNDNNQKSEIPENKAGEGLKEQNSKEAENDNFLSNKKRKDRESENGGDKLSAELDIGEVIQVEKEQETKHKKKAKNETVKQDKAVVDGSNRNDSKKKIKWKKVITLALKSNSDGVLKLKKLKKIVLKSVNVSGMVEDESQVSDTIEHKINSSSKFVVDGKYVRLATKSS